From the genome of Thermosynechococcus sp. NK55a:
GATGGATCGATATCCCAGTGTCTTGATGGCTCACTATGAACACCTGACGGTGGAACGTCAAGGTCACTGCCTCAGGATTGAAACTCAGGAGTTGCAAGCTGGGGATCTGCTGTGGTTGCAGCCCGGGGATGTTGTGCCTGCGGATGGCCGCGTTGTGGCTGGATTGGCGGAGGTGGAGCCTGCCCATTTTGAACCCTCCCGACAGGTGTGGATCTGCCGCCCCGGCGATGCCCTCTATGCAGGCTGTCAAATTCTCACGGGACAGGTTCAACTGTGGGTGATCCGCAGCGGTTGGCAAACGCGCCTTGGTTTGATGACAGATCTGCTGCACACTGAACCGGTCTATGACAGTGCCCTTGCCCACCAACAGGGAGAATTTGCCCGCCATGCGGTGCTGCCAACGCTTGCCCTGAGTGGTGCCCTCTGGCTGACGACAGGTGCCTATGGACCAGCGATCGCCCCCCTACAGTTTGACTTTGGCAGCGGTGTGCAGCTGTCACTGCGGACGGTGATGCTCTCGGCACAGGTATTCGCGGTGCAACAGGGGGTGTATCTACCCACTGCCGGTACTTTAGAACAACTGGCGCAACTGGAGAGCTTGGTGATTGATGCTCGCGCCGGTCTTCCCCAGCCTCAACAGGCCCACATCCTGATTCAGCAATTGCGACAGCTTGGCCTTGATATCTATCTGCTTCAAGATCAAGGTAGGCCCCTTGAGGGGACCACAGAGGTCACGGGCGATCGCCTCCCTGATCTTCAGGCCTATCTGGTGGGTAAGCGGCGGCGGGTCGGCTGGATCAGCTTTGGTGAAACCTGTTCCTGTCCTGAACCCACATGGTTACCGATTCGCTGGCGGCCCCCTACCTTTGACCCCAATGCCAAAGTGGTTGTTCTTTTGGACGGCGACTGGTCTGCCCTTGGCCGTGGCATTGCCCTTGCCCGCGATGCCCTAGAGCGAACCTATCAAAATGTGGCCTTGATTGCTCTGCCAAATTTAGCGGTTACCTTTGGCGGCCTGTTTTTGGGCTTGCATCCTGTGGTCAATGTCGTCACCAACAACGCTACTGCCTTTATTGCTGAGTTTTGGCATGGAAACTCAACCCAGTTTCGTACCGCCCTATTGCCAAGCGTGTCAACGACCGTCCCCCTGCGACCGCTGCCCCTAGAATCCCCTCAACTGGCGGTGGCCCCATAGAGGGAAGGCCTCCAGGGGCTAATAGCGCTGCTTCAAAAATGTGAGAACCGACCAAAGCCCCGTAAACCAACTGCCAAGGGCGAGGGTTAGGAAAATTCCCCCCGGCAGCATCGTCAGCCAACCGATTCCTCTTAACGCGTAGAGAATGAGGAAGATGCTAAAACAAGCCGCAAAAGCATAATAGGCGGGGCGCACGGCAAATTCGGTAATGAAGTGTTATAGTGATCTCGTAATGTAAGGGCATGGGACTTGTCAACAGTGAAACAATTGACGTTGATGGGCTATCCCAACATCGCAACTTGGTATCTCGAAATGGGGTTGCGCCAACGGCGAGCAGCCATCCCTGCACTGTCGGTTGTGGATAATTGCGAAGGACCGAGTATGAACTGATCGGCCTGCAACTGGAGGTTCACACCCTTGTGAACTGGGTCGATCAGAAGTGTTGAGCGTGTTCATCACTGTTATTGCACTTCAAGTTTTTAACAACTTCAACCAATTAGACACCCCTCAGCGGGCTCAATGGTGCTGCGGTTAGGAATGTTCCTGCCTAAGTGGCTATGCCTGCTGTGGAATTAGTTTGCGAGGAACGACCGATGTCTGCATTTGCTACCCCCATTACCCCCGCACCCATTCCCGACAACATCACCTTAACAGAACTTATTGACAAATACTTCACCGCCTATAACTCAGCACGGCTACGGGAAATTTGCCAACTCCTGAGTCAACGGGTGTTTCAGCCAGAGGTGACGGTTGGCCTGAGCCTCTCAGGGGCGATGACCCCCACGGGGTTGGGCATCTCAGCCTTAGCGCCTTTAGTGCGGGCTGGCTTTGTCGATTACATTATTAGCACTGGGGCAAACCTCTACCACGATATTCACTATGCCCTAGGCATGGATCTCTATGCGGCCCATCCTTTTGTCGATGATGTGCAACTGCGCAAGGAAAGCAAAATCCGCATTTATGACATTATCTTTGACTACGATGTGCTCCTGGAAACCGATGCCTTTTTGCGGCAGGTGCTGCGCAGTGAAACGTTCCAACGCCGCATGGGTACAGCTGAGTTTCACTATCACTTGGGGCGCTATGTGTGCGAACTGGAGGTGCAGCGGGGACAGCCCCATTCCTGTTTGTTGGCCACGGCCTATGAGTGCGGTGTGCCCATCTACACCTCCTCCCCGGGGGATAGCTCCATTGGCATGAATGTGGCGGCGATCGCCCTCGAAGGGTCGAAACTGATGATTGACCCCGCCATTGATGTCAATGAAACCGCAGCCATTGCCTACTTTGCCCGTGAAGCCGCTGAGGGCAAAGGCAAAAGTGCCGCCTTGATTATTGGTGGTGGGAGCCCGAAAAACTTCCTGCTGCAAACCCAGCCGCAAATCCACGAAGTGTTGGGGCTCGAGGAACGGGGGCACGATTACTTTATCCAGATTACCGATGCCCGTCCGGATACCGGTGGCCTGTCGGGTGCTGTGCCCAGTGAAGCTGTCAGTTGGGGTAAAGTGGATCCCCAAGGGTTGCGGGATACCGTCGTTTGCTACACCGATAGCACGATCGCCCTCCCCATTCTCACCGCCTACTGCCTCAATCGCTGTCAACCCCGTCCTCTGAAGCGGCTCTACGATCGCCGCGGCGAAATGGTCGAGCGCCTCCAGCAGCTCTACCTGCAAGCCCAACTTCAGCACAAGGTGAAGGAGCTGCCCACTGAAGCGCCTGTAGCCACCTATCCCTGTGGTACGCCGATTCGTCGCCGTTAGTCCCAGCGCCGGGGGATCCTCAGGGATCCCTCGAAGGCGCGCGCTAGATTTTCTGGCGTAAATACTTCACTGGTGCGGCCATAGGCTAGGATACTACGGTTCACCAGCACCACCTGATCACAGAAGGTAGTCATCGAGGAGAGATCGTGGGTAGAGATGAGAATTGTGTGCCCTTTCTCCCGCTCTGCCATGAGGAGAGCAATCATCAGTTTCTCCGTTTTCACATCCACACCTGCAAAGGGTTCATCCAAGAGCAACACCTGTGCTTCTTGGGCAAAGGCCCGAGCAAGAAACATCCGTTTCTTTTGACCGCCGGAGAGTTCGCCAATTTGGCGCTGCCGCAAGGGCCAGAGTTCCACCTGCTCTAGGCTTTCCTGTACCCGTTGGCGATCGCGCCCCCTCGGTTGGCGCAGCCAGTTCATCTTGCCGTAGCGTCCCATCATCACCACATCCCAGACCCGCAGCGGAAATTGCCAATCCACATCTTCACTTTGGGGCACATAGGCCACAAGGGACTGCCGTTGTACCTGCTGGCGGGGTAATCCATGAATGCGCACCTGACCTCGGATGGGCTTGACAAATCCCATGATGGCCTTGAAAAGGGTGGATTTACCGGCACCATTCATGCCCACAACCCCACAGATCGTGCCGGCGGGCAGTTGCAGCGTTGCCCCATGGAGGGCAAGATGGCGATGATAGGCCACCGTTACATCTTGTAAATCAATGGCAGGGCTAGAAATCATGGGGTTGTCCTCCCGCTGAGACCACGGATAAGGGTGTTGATGTTGTACTTGAGTAGGTCAAGGTAGGTCGGGGCATTCCCCTCAGGGGGTGATAGGGAATCCACATAGAAAATGCCAGCAAATGTAGCGCCAGACTCCCGTGCCACCTGTTGTTGGGGATTTGCATTGACGGTACTTTCGCAAAAGACAGCGGGAATCTGTTGCTGTCGCACAATGTCAATCACCCGCGTAATTTGGCGGGGTGTCCCCTCCTGATCGGCATTCACTGGCCAGAGATACACTTCCGTCAGGTCATAGTCTCGCGCCAGGTAGGAGAAGGCACCTTCACAGGTGACAATGTAGCGTTTGTGGGCAGGAAGGGTAGCAAGGGCCTGACGTAGCTCCTGATCAAGGGCGCGAATTTGGGCTTTGTAGGCTTTGGCATTGGCGGCATAGATCTCGGCGCCAGCAGGATCGAGGTCTGTGAGAGCCTTGCGAATGTTTTCAACGTAAATCAGGGCATTTTGGGGGGACATCCAGGCATGGGGGTTGGGTTGTCCTCGGTAGGCATCCTCTTGAATGGGAATGGGGCTAATTCCCTTTGTGAGCGTGACACGGGGCACATTCGGTAGGCTGTTGTAGAAGCGATCGCCCCACCGCTCGAGGCCAAGGCCATTTTCTAAAATGAGGGCGGCTTCCTGTCCCCGCACCAGGTCACTGGGGGTAAATTCATAGCCGTGAACTTCCGCTCCCGGTTTAATCAGTGACTCTACCCGCAGGCGATCGCCCGCCACCTGCTGCGCCATATCGGCAAGAACTGTAAATGTGGTCAGCACTAAGGGGCGTTCATCCCTATGGGTTTGGGTGGGGCGGGTTTCTTGGCGATTCTCCGGGGCTGGGACTCCACACCCACCCAGCAAGAGAATTCCTATCAGCAACCAACTCAGACCCCGCATGGTGGGCAATCTTTCATAATCCTTTCATAATTCTCAGCCTAACACAGGATGCTGCGGAAAATGAAGGAAAAATGAAAAGCTCCCCCTTGGAGGGCGA
Proteins encoded in this window:
- a CDS encoding HMA2 domain-containing protein; translated protein: MTLFCQVVMEQQIVHATTGRVRFRVPRVQRDPAYGKLLVQLLESLAIVEQVRLNPQAATVVVQYQPHLLDEAAVYERLKQCFEQAMVAVPQPFPDSAAPAEAIALEDYEAQVEADARLETDWERLGLPLVALGVSLLSAPLELPFAVVGATVLASAWPWFQRVGHQMSQGHPPNVDLLDSLWMVLHTVNGQFLAPALKTTLAGARADVRDRQRRQQMDRYPSVLMAHYEHLTVERQGHCLRIETQELQAGDLLWLQPGDVVPADGRVVAGLAEVEPAHFEPSRQVWICRPGDALYAGCQILTGQVQLWVIRSGWQTRLGLMTDLLHTEPVYDSALAHQQGEFARHAVLPTLALSGALWLTTGAYGPAIAPLQFDFGSGVQLSLRTVMLSAQVFAVQQGVYLPTAGTLEQLAQLESLVIDARAGLPQPQQAHILIQQLRQLGLDIYLLQDQGRPLEGTTEVTGDRLPDLQAYLVGKRRRVGWISFGETCSCPEPTWLPIRWRPPTFDPNAKVVVLLDGDWSALGRGIALARDALERTYQNVALIALPNLAVTFGGLFLGLHPVVNVVTNNATAFIAEFWHGNSTQFRTALLPSVSTTVPLRPLPLESPQLAVAP
- the speY gene encoding homospermidine biosynthesis protein; its protein translation is MSAFATPITPAPIPDNITLTELIDKYFTAYNSARLREICQLLSQRVFQPEVTVGLSLSGAMTPTGLGISALAPLVRAGFVDYIISTGANLYHDIHYALGMDLYAAHPFVDDVQLRKESKIRIYDIIFDYDVLLETDAFLRQVLRSETFQRRMGTAEFHYHLGRYVCELEVQRGQPHSCLLATAYECGVPIYTSSPGDSSIGMNVAAIALEGSKLMIDPAIDVNETAAIAYFAREAAEGKGKSAALIIGGGSPKNFLLQTQPQIHEVLGLEERGHDYFIQITDARPDTGGLSGAVPSEAVSWGKVDPQGLRDTVVCYTDSTIALPILTAYCLNRCQPRPLKRLYDRRGEMVERLQQLYLQAQLQHKVKELPTEAPVATYPCGTPIRRR
- a CDS encoding metal ABC transporter ATP-binding protein gives rise to the protein MISSPAIDLQDVTVAYHRHLALHGATLQLPAGTICGVVGMNGAGKSTLFKAIMGFVKPIRGQVRIHGLPRQQVQRQSLVAYVPQSEDVDWQFPLRVWDVVMMGRYGKMNWLRQPRGRDRQRVQESLEQVELWPLRQRQIGELSGGQKKRMFLARAFAQEAQVLLLDEPFAGVDVKTEKLMIALLMAEREKGHTILISTHDLSSMTTFCDQVVLVNRSILAYGRTSEVFTPENLARAFEGSLRIPRRWD
- a CDS encoding metal ABC transporter substrate-binding protein yields the protein MRGLSWLLIGILLLGGCGVPAPENRQETRPTQTHRDERPLVLTTFTVLADMAQQVAGDRLRVESLIKPGAEVHGYEFTPSDLVRGQEAALILENGLGLERWGDRFYNSLPNVPRVTLTKGISPIPIQEDAYRGQPNPHAWMSPQNALIYVENIRKALTDLDPAGAEIYAANAKAYKAQIRALDQELRQALATLPAHKRYIVTCEGAFSYLARDYDLTEVYLWPVNADQEGTPRQITRVIDIVRQQQIPAVFCESTVNANPQQQVARESGATFAGIFYVDSLSPPEGNAPTYLDLLKYNINTLIRGLSGRTTP